The proteins below are encoded in one region of Lonchura striata isolate bLonStr1 chromosome 1, bLonStr1.mat, whole genome shotgun sequence:
- the LOC110484805 gene encoding DGAT1/2-independent enzyme synthesizing storage lipids-like: MTSLSFLFYALEEWTVVEFLKKYFFHLIIASLTISAILVFFIVPLTIVVFIYLTNILLLIYQRNNELKADPLSDVWNRVRKTIASFWDIYARVWHGYELHGVKNLPEGPGILVYYHGAIPIDYLYFLSRLFLWKRRLCLSVADHFVFRLPGLRLLLAVTGVIPGTREECLGALKNGYLVSISPGGVREALFSDESYQLVWGNRKGFAQVALEAKVPIIPMYTQNVREGYRMFKERRFFRQLYESTRLPFTPPYGGLPVKFRTYIGKPIPYDPNITAEELAEKTKTAVQALISKHQTIPGNIWKALLERFDKRHKSD; encoded by the exons ATGACCAGCCTCAGCTTCCTTTTCTATGCTCTGGAAGAATGGACTGTTGTGGAGTTCctgaagaaatacttttttcatCTGATCATTGCCTCACTGACAATCAGTGCAATATTAGTTTTTTTTATAGTTCCTTTAACAATTGTCGTTTTCATTTACCTTactaatattttgcttttaatataTCAGAGGAACAATGAGTTAAAAGCAGATCCCTTGAGTGATGTTTGGAATCGTGTAAGAAAAACTATAGCAAGCTTTTGGGATATATATGCAAGAGTATGGCACG GTTATGAGCTTCATGGTGTGAAAAACCTCCCAGAAGGACCAGGCATTCTTGTGTATTACCATGGAGCTATTCCTATAGATTACCTTTACTTTTTGTCTAGACTGTTTCTGTGGAAGAGAAGACTTTGCCTGTCAGTAGCTGATCATTTTGTGTTTCGTTTACCAG GACTCAGATTATTGTTGGCAGTGACGGGTGTTATACCAGGTACGAGGGAGGAGTGTCTTGGTGCCCTGAAGAATGGGTACTTGGTGTCCATCTCACCAGGTGGAGTTCGAGAAGCTCTGTTCAGTGACGAAAGCTATCAGCTCGTGTGGGGAAATCgaaaaggctttgctcaggtcGCTCTAGAAGCAAAAGTG CCCATCATTCCAATGTATACTCAAAATGTCCGTGAAGGCTATAGGATGTTTAAAGAAAGAA gattttttagACAGTTATATGAAAGCACTCGATTGCCTTTTACTCCTCCATATGGAGGACTTCCAGTTAAATTTCGCACATACATTGGGAAGCCAATCCCTTATGACCCGAATATAACTGCAGAAGAATTAGCTGAAAAG aCAAAGACTGCTGTCCAGGCTCTCATAAGCAAGCACCAAACAATCCCAGGCAACATATGGAAGGCTTTACTGGAGAGATTTGATAAACGTCATAAAAGTGATTAG